One part of the Hyphomicrobiales bacterium genome encodes these proteins:
- a CDS encoding DEAD/DEAH box helicase — protein MKAFEFDQHLITTYEQFSRSFTSIRSEDLRSEIDRQYNEGRFWPEALLSLNPRYRSDKNIDELVESGDLDEATGKVFRFGDAPMTFYRHQAEAIAKAKAGKSYVVTTGTGSGKSMCFFVPVVDAIIRALRAGKPRRTRAIIVYPMNALANSQLKEIDKFISQSGLPDKMRPVIKRYTGQESQEERQKIADNPPDILLTNYMMAELLLTRQDKLDAQVVENASGLEFIILDELHTYRGRQGADVAVLVRRLRDRCAPDRAPVCIGTSATMASEGSDESRAVAVAKVASRLFGADIGPDAVIDESLQRATSDNISLAEAVSALPSALADGVPDVLDDQTLRTHPLAVWTELALGLDDGLELKRQKPVPFQSAVDRLVADSGSSSEVCKGVLQDFLTKVSLPECERGGSGERAFLAFKLHRFISGAGEVFATLTKHPRTILFEGQLEDPNAPGNRLYPTRFCRNCGHEYHVVTKTDDDGHTRFLPRGIDDTPLESEDGSEVAGYLCPVPEGDADFVFDGDLSTFPESWLEERNGVERLRSYRRARAPISFFVETDGRHSSGGREFFFVPGKFAFCLCCQDEPNQGMRERSKLAGLSGEGRSSATTLLVSSALEWMNSAESGVPDTKRKLLGFTDNRQDAALQSGHFNDFLFVSLLRGAILRAILDDGHDGLSEDEFGLRVVKALGFISSNAGARVHWMLDPSAGAVIREDAQRALAKVLAHRVWTDLRRGWRYTNPSLSVLNLIDVRFVGLEEIANDRERMMAVLPELGEVSADQRQKLLKELLSAMLAGLAVNTEALDLAVLDGVAQKSRSLLRSPWAIDSKEKPRGRSALVQRAPGKGVVSLREEQTLLRAGHNSRIARLINKNSVIGTKLGKNDYLDFLGRLLELLSDEGLVVPVEIDTNVMGWRLTPSAVRLVPGDALRDVAARGNEYFHNLYLSIASDLALGRSAYWGLEGREHTAQVAQKQREWREWRFRFENDDQSNLQGSEYRTEIKATGESDQFLPALFCSPTMELGVDISALNAVYLRNVPPTPANYAQRAGRAGRSGQAAVVVAYCASGSPHDQYFFDRRNDMVAGVVRPPALDITNEELVRSHLHAVWLAESKLALSPDIPEILDLQAEKFRLKGDILSAISKPSLVSSAMVPMKRVLHAILAADGGALPTWMDDADDFVLRVAMEAPKSFDQAFGRWRDLYKSARSQLSEANARSEIAGLSGADRRKIKSAQIQASDQIAILEQGKASNGSDFYSYRYLATEGFLPGYNFPRLPLYAFIPGEDKTGSFLSRARFLAISEFGPRSLIYHEGRAYRVMKAKLPPEARGGDGSELATKDIFICQDCGACHENEVERCHGCNAHMAGEVPIKKTLRIDNVEAMPTERISANDEERVRQGFDIQTVFSWPRKEGQIQVTDADFRCGEKSLLALQYANSAEISRLNKGLKRRRDQTVFGFYIDPRTGYWAKSEDEDTETDAAPDVVRPVRIVPIVRDHKNALLFRITDPQAYAPQTITTLQHALLRGIEVVYQLEEGEVLGEPLPARDNRRAMLAYEATEGGAGVLTRLIDDPKAIALVAKTALELMHFQNIDKAIGAGDATLLTNADHEACVRGCYRCLLSYFNQPDHEQIDRASDEVKQFLIDLARGETIVLQRTKPDAEAHLWLNAFAAANLPEPDTLHLELGDSKIEFGWKTHRVAATLQPVTNEVAGEALEKGWEIVSLPSSPDDGLPSKLVTLLGGDA, from the coding sequence ATGAAAGCCTTTGAATTCGATCAGCACCTTATAACAACCTATGAGCAGTTCTCACGCTCCTTCACCTCAATTCGATCGGAAGATCTGAGGTCTGAAATTGATCGCCAGTATAACGAAGGGCGTTTCTGGCCCGAGGCACTGTTGTCACTCAATCCCCGTTATCGGTCGGACAAGAATATCGATGAACTTGTAGAGTCGGGCGATCTGGATGAGGCCACGGGCAAAGTGTTTCGTTTCGGCGATGCTCCCATGACGTTCTATCGGCATCAAGCCGAAGCAATCGCAAAGGCGAAAGCGGGCAAGAGTTATGTCGTGACGACCGGCACAGGATCGGGAAAGTCCATGTGCTTTTTTGTGCCGGTGGTGGACGCGATTATCCGGGCCTTGCGCGCAGGAAAACCAAGAAGAACAAGGGCGATCATCGTTTATCCGATGAACGCGCTGGCAAATAGCCAGTTGAAGGAGATCGACAAATTCATCAGCCAGTCGGGCCTTCCGGACAAAATGCGCCCAGTGATCAAGCGATATACCGGGCAGGAAAGTCAGGAAGAGCGCCAGAAGATTGCGGACAATCCACCGGATATACTTCTAACAAACTATATGATGGCTGAGCTCCTTCTGACGCGTCAGGATAAGCTTGACGCACAAGTGGTCGAGAATGCGAGCGGCTTGGAATTCATTATTCTGGATGAGCTGCATACCTACCGGGGACGACAAGGTGCAGACGTTGCCGTTCTTGTCAGGCGACTTCGAGACAGATGCGCACCCGACAGGGCGCCTGTCTGCATCGGTACTTCGGCCACGATGGCATCCGAGGGATCAGATGAAAGCCGAGCTGTTGCTGTGGCAAAAGTCGCCTCCCGTTTGTTCGGCGCGGATATCGGTCCCGATGCCGTTATTGATGAGTCCCTTCAGCGTGCTACGAGTGATAATATCAGTTTGGCAGAAGCTGTTTCTGCTTTGCCATCGGCTCTTGCTGACGGCGTTCCCGATGTTTTGGATGATCAGACACTCAGAACGCATCCATTGGCGGTCTGGACCGAGCTTGCTCTTGGTCTTGATGATGGGCTCGAGCTCAAACGACAAAAGCCGGTACCTTTCCAAAGTGCGGTTGATCGCCTCGTCGCAGACAGCGGCTCAAGCTCTGAGGTATGTAAAGGTGTTCTCCAGGATTTCCTGACCAAGGTCAGCCTCCCGGAGTGTGAGAGAGGAGGAAGCGGAGAACGGGCATTTCTCGCGTTCAAACTTCACCGCTTTATCTCCGGCGCTGGTGAGGTCTTCGCGACGCTTACAAAACATCCGAGAACCATCCTATTTGAAGGGCAGCTGGAGGATCCAAACGCGCCCGGCAACCGACTGTATCCAACACGCTTCTGCAGAAACTGCGGTCACGAATATCATGTCGTTACGAAGACTGACGATGACGGCCATACGAGATTTCTGCCGCGAGGCATCGACGATACTCCGCTTGAGTCAGAAGACGGTTCTGAGGTCGCTGGTTATCTCTGCCCCGTGCCAGAAGGCGACGCCGATTTTGTATTCGACGGAGACCTGAGCACGTTTCCCGAAAGCTGGCTTGAGGAACGCAATGGCGTGGAGCGGTTGCGGTCCTATCGCAGAGCGCGTGCTCCTATTTCCTTTTTTGTTGAAACCGATGGACGTCACAGTTCAGGCGGCCGGGAGTTCTTCTTTGTGCCGGGCAAATTCGCGTTTTGCCTTTGCTGTCAGGATGAACCGAATCAGGGCATGCGGGAACGCAGCAAACTTGCTGGCTTATCGGGTGAAGGCCGTAGCTCGGCGACGACTCTGTTGGTGTCGAGCGCCCTAGAATGGATGAATTCGGCCGAGAGTGGGGTTCCGGATACGAAGCGAAAGCTTCTCGGATTTACGGATAATCGGCAGGACGCGGCGCTTCAGTCCGGTCATTTCAATGACTTTCTTTTTGTCAGCCTTTTACGCGGTGCCATATTGCGGGCGATACTTGACGATGGCCATGACGGCCTGAGCGAGGATGAATTCGGCCTCAGGGTCGTCAAGGCGCTTGGCTTCATCTCATCCAATGCAGGGGCGCGGGTTCATTGGATGCTGGATCCATCTGCAGGTGCGGTTATTCGTGAGGATGCACAGCGCGCGCTCGCCAAAGTGCTTGCCCATCGAGTCTGGACAGATCTCCGTCGCGGGTGGCGTTACACGAATCCCAGCCTCTCAGTTCTCAATCTGATTGATGTGCGATTTGTTGGTCTCGAGGAAATTGCCAACGACCGCGAACGAATGATGGCTGTGCTGCCGGAGTTGGGAGAAGTCTCCGCCGACCAACGGCAAAAACTCCTCAAAGAACTGCTCAGCGCAATGCTCGCCGGTCTTGCAGTCAACACAGAGGCTCTGGATCTCGCGGTGCTCGACGGCGTGGCGCAGAAATCCAGATCGCTGCTCCGTTCGCCCTGGGCCATCGACAGTAAGGAAAAGCCTCGCGGGAGGTCTGCGCTGGTTCAGCGCGCACCCGGCAAGGGCGTGGTCAGCCTGCGCGAAGAACAAACGCTCCTACGCGCGGGCCATAATTCTCGTATCGCCAGACTGATCAACAAGAATAGCGTCATCGGAACAAAACTGGGCAAAAATGACTACCTGGATTTTCTCGGACGCCTTCTCGAACTTCTTTCCGATGAAGGTCTCGTTGTTCCCGTCGAAATTGACACAAATGTCATGGGCTGGCGGCTTACGCCGTCGGCTGTCAGGCTCGTGCCAGGGGATGCGCTACGAGACGTGGCTGCGCGGGGAAATGAGTATTTCCATAACCTATATCTCTCCATTGCGAGCGATCTCGCCCTGGGGCGGAGCGCATATTGGGGGCTGGAAGGCCGGGAGCACACCGCACAGGTAGCTCAAAAACAGCGCGAGTGGCGCGAATGGCGCTTCCGGTTCGAAAACGACGACCAGAGCAATCTGCAGGGTTCTGAATACAGAACCGAGATAAAGGCGACAGGTGAGTCAGACCAATTCCTTCCGGCGCTCTTTTGCTCCCCGACAATGGAACTCGGTGTTGATATCTCAGCACTGAACGCCGTTTACCTACGAAACGTGCCGCCAACGCCGGCCAACTATGCGCAGCGCGCAGGACGTGCCGGGCGCTCTGGTCAGGCTGCGGTGGTGGTCGCGTATTGTGCTTCAGGATCGCCGCACGATCAGTATTTCTTTGATCGCCGCAACGATATGGTTGCCGGCGTTGTGAGGCCCCCAGCTCTCGACATCACAAATGAGGAACTCGTTCGCTCTCATCTTCATGCCGTCTGGCTTGCAGAATCTAAGCTGGCCCTGTCTCCGGACATCCCGGAGATACTCGATCTGCAAGCGGAGAAATTCCGGCTCAAAGGCGACATCCTGAGCGCCATAAGCAAACCATCGCTCGTTTCGTCCGCAATGGTACCCATGAAGCGCGTATTGCATGCCATTCTGGCGGCTGATGGCGGAGCACTCCCAACATGGATGGATGATGCCGATGACTTCGTCCTCAGGGTGGCCATGGAGGCGCCGAAGTCGTTTGACCAGGCGTTTGGTCGATGGCGGGACCTCTATAAGTCAGCGCGCAGTCAACTGTCAGAAGCCAATGCTCGATCAGAGATTGCAGGACTCTCAGGAGCTGATCGACGGAAGATCAAGTCGGCGCAAATTCAGGCGAGTGATCAGATCGCCATCCTTGAGCAAGGCAAGGCATCGAATGGTTCGGATTTCTACTCTTACCGGTATCTAGCAACTGAGGGCTTTTTGCCGGGCTATAATTTTCCGCGACTGCCACTTTACGCTTTTATTCCGGGTGAAGACAAAACCGGATCGTTTTTGTCGCGGGCTCGGTTCCTGGCGATTTCCGAGTTTGGCCCACGGAGTCTGATTTATCACGAGGGCCGCGCCTATCGCGTCATGAAAGCGAAGCTGCCCCCGGAAGCACGAGGTGGTGACGGTTCGGAGCTCGCAACAAAGGATATCTTTATCTGCCAGGATTGTGGCGCTTGCCATGAAAATGAGGTGGAACGTTGCCATGGCTGCAACGCGCATATGGCCGGGGAAGTGCCGATCAAGAAGACACTGCGGATCGACAATGTCGAGGCCATGCCGACCGAGCGCATTTCGGCAAATGATGAAGAGCGGGTGCGCCAGGGTTTTGACATTCAGACGGTCTTCTCTTGGCCTCGCAAGGAAGGACAGATTCAGGTCACCGATGCTGATTTCCGGTGTGGTGAGAAAAGTCTGTTGGCGCTGCAGTATGCCAACAGCGCCGAGATCAGTCGTTTGAACAAAGGGCTCAAGCGCCGACGGGATCAAACCGTCTTCGGCTTCTATATTGACCCAAGAACAGGATATTGGGCCAAGTCCGAGGACGAAGACACGGAGACTGACGCGGCGCCGGACGTTGTGAGGCCTGTGCGGATTGTTCCGATCGTCAGGGACCACAAGAACGCGCTTTTGTTCCGGATTACAGATCCGCAAGCCTATGCTCCTCAAACGATCACCACCCTGCAGCATGCCCTGCTCAGGGGGATCGAGGTCGTCTACCAGCTAGAAGAAGGCGAAGTATTGGGCGAGCCCTTGCCTGCACGGGACAATCGCCGGGCGATGCTTGCTTATGAGGCGACCGAAGGCGGCGCGGGCGTTCTGACGCGTCTCATCGATGACCCTAAGGCAATCGCGCTGGTGGCCAAGACGGCGCTTGAGCTGATGCACTTTCAAAATATCGACAAGGCGATTGGCGCAGGTGATGCCACGTTGCTCACTAATGCAGACCATGAGGCCTGCGTTAGGGGCTGCTATCGGTGCCTGCTCTCATATTTCAATCAGCCCGATCACGAGCAGATTGATCGCGCGAGCGATGAAGTGAAGCAATTTCTGATTGACCTCGCCCGTGGCGAAACAATTGTTCTGCAAAGGACAAAGCCGGACGCGGAGGCTCATTTATGGCTCAATGCCTTTGCTGCAGCCAATCTGCCAGAACCAGATACGTTGCATCTCGAACTCGGTGACTCAAAGATCGAGTTCGGCTGGAAAACACATCGTGTTGCGGCAACTCTGCAACCGGTGACCAATGAGGTGGCAGGCGAGGCCCTGGAAAAGGGTTGGGAGATCGTCTCACTGCCCTCAAGTCCTGACGATGGTCTGCCATCTAAGCTGGTGACACTGTTGGGGGGTGACGCATGA
- a CDS encoding ATP-binding protein gives MYDRFVKDRIQEALTDTRVVLISGPRQSGKTTLATDIAAEDIPFFTLDDATVMTAATEDPVGFLRGLERAVIDEIQRAPELLLSIKTEVDKDKSPGRFLLTGSANLMTVPKVADSLAGRMEVVKLLPLSRSEIQGAKSTFLDNAFNGAAPTVETTIIGDDLIEMVLAGGYPEALDRQKWARRQDWYHGYVDAIVQRDVRDIAQIEQLAIMPKLLGILAEHSGQLVNYSGIGSAINLNHVTTQKYVRVFESLFIIQTLQPWFTNKLKRLTKSPKLHFLDAGLLAALRDISPDVVHKDKTSFGAILETFVFSELQKIATWSEQRCSFSHFRDKDKNEVDVVIENRRGEVVGVEVKSSATVSAGDFSGIRRLAEACGDRFVQGIVLYDHDQVVPFAENMRAVPLSCLWSSK, from the coding sequence ATGTACGATCGTTTTGTGAAGGATAGAATTCAGGAGGCGCTGACTGATACACGCGTTGTACTGATCTCAGGGCCCAGACAGTCCGGTAAAACGACGTTGGCCACCGACATAGCTGCTGAAGATATCCCATTCTTCACCCTAGACGATGCGACTGTCATGACGGCCGCAACCGAGGATCCTGTGGGATTTCTGCGCGGCCTTGAACGGGCGGTCATAGACGAGATCCAACGTGCCCCGGAGCTACTGTTGTCTATCAAGACAGAGGTAGACAAAGACAAGAGCCCAGGCCGGTTCCTTCTCACTGGCTCTGCCAACCTTATGACAGTTCCCAAGGTAGCCGATTCTCTTGCCGGCAGAATGGAGGTGGTGAAGCTCCTTCCACTTTCTCGTTCAGAGATTCAGGGTGCGAAGTCGACGTTTCTGGACAACGCATTCAATGGCGCTGCGCCAACGGTCGAGACCACAATAATTGGTGACGATCTCATCGAGATGGTTCTAGCGGGCGGTTATCCCGAGGCACTTGATCGCCAAAAATGGGCTCGTAGGCAGGACTGGTATCATGGTTATGTGGACGCAATCGTTCAACGCGACGTTCGTGATATCGCACAGATCGAACAACTCGCGATCATGCCAAAGCTACTCGGCATTTTGGCCGAGCATTCCGGACAACTCGTGAACTATTCCGGCATTGGTAGCGCAATAAATCTCAATCATGTGACGACCCAGAAATATGTCCGCGTCTTCGAGAGCCTGTTTATCATTCAAACCCTGCAACCGTGGTTTACCAATAAGCTGAAACGCCTGACTAAATCACCGAAGCTTCATTTCTTGGATGCTGGCTTACTTGCTGCACTGCGCGATATTTCTCCAGATGTTGTCCACAAGGACAAAACGTCATTCGGCGCAATCTTGGAAACATTTGTCTTCAGCGAATTGCAGAAGATAGCCACCTGGAGCGAACAGAGATGTTCATTCTCCCACTTTAGAGACAAGGATAAGAATGAAGTCGACGTTGTTATCGAAAACAGGCGCGGAGAAGTTGTCGGTGTCGAAGTGAAGTCATCGGCTACAGTGTCAGCAGGCGATTTTTCAGGAATTCGCAGACTCGCAGAGGCATGTGGAGATCGGTTCGTTCAGGGGATCGTCCTCTATGACCATGATCAAGTCGTTCCATTCGCAGAAAATATGCGTGCGGTTCCACTCTCGTGCTTATGGTCGTCAAAATGA
- a CDS encoding DUF932 domain-containing protein, with translation MTAIEIMNGRPESGGYKVDVSRGGHNGRVSSGWFSRPDDEKYLSLSDLYASVKGRAEQSKTRTVESAAIRVEAHRDDPEKLALVLPDAEAPVAPTHWSFGQLASLVGAPAAYLRQLPAPLAGINLQYGLTNHRAEQVKTMEVANGRTELRAVTGPDYGRIYDHELVSAVQRIAGDGVGDTRWKVPGMLDWSTGVYNPMVDVTKETTTLYASDRDVFLFLVDDMNPIEAGTLPDGSPDLFFRGFYCWNSEVGAKTLGIASFYLRAICQNRNLWGVEDFQEISIRHSKYAANRFAHEAAPALANFADSSPQPFIQGIRSARERIVARSDEDRTDFLHKRGFSKAETGKIVETVLAEEGRPPESVFDFVQGITAVARSKPQQDVRLTMETRAKKLLEAAA, from the coding sequence ATGACAGCGATTGAGATCATGAACGGCCGCCCCGAGAGCGGCGGCTACAAGGTGGATGTGTCCCGCGGTGGGCACAACGGGCGGGTGTCGTCCGGATGGTTTTCCCGGCCCGACGACGAGAAGTATCTTTCGCTTTCGGACCTCTACGCCTCAGTGAAAGGCCGCGCCGAACAGAGCAAGACCCGAACGGTCGAGAGCGCCGCGATCCGCGTCGAAGCCCATCGCGACGATCCGGAAAAGCTGGCGCTCGTCCTTCCGGACGCCGAAGCCCCAGTCGCGCCGACCCATTGGAGCTTCGGCCAACTCGCGAGCCTAGTCGGCGCCCCGGCCGCCTATCTGCGCCAGCTTCCCGCGCCGCTCGCGGGCATCAACCTCCAATACGGCCTCACCAACCATCGCGCCGAGCAGGTGAAGACGATGGAGGTCGCAAACGGCCGCACCGAACTGCGCGCCGTCACCGGCCCGGACTATGGCCGCATCTACGACCACGAGCTCGTGTCGGCCGTCCAGCGGATCGCGGGCGACGGCGTCGGCGACACACGCTGGAAGGTGCCGGGCATGCTCGACTGGTCGACGGGTGTCTACAACCCGATGGTCGACGTCACCAAGGAAACGACCACGCTCTACGCCTCGGACCGCGACGTCTTCCTCTTCTTGGTCGACGATATGAATCCGATCGAGGCGGGCACGCTGCCCGACGGATCGCCTGATCTCTTCTTCCGGGGATTCTATTGCTGGAACTCGGAGGTCGGCGCGAAAACGCTCGGCATCGCGAGCTTCTATCTCCGCGCGATCTGCCAGAACCGCAATCTCTGGGGCGTCGAGGACTTCCAGGAGATCAGCATCCGGCATTCGAAGTACGCCGCCAACCGCTTCGCGCACGAGGCGGCTCCGGCGCTGGCAAACTTCGCGGATTCCTCGCCGCAGCCCTTCATCCAAGGTATCCGCTCCGCGCGCGAGCGGATCGTCGCGCGCAGCGACGAGGACCGCACCGACTTCCTGCACAAGCGCGGCTTCTCGAAGGCGGAGACCGGCAAGATCGTCGAGACGGTGCTGGCGGAAGAAGGCCGCCCACCCGAGAGCGTCTTCGACTTCGTCCAGGGCATCACAGCGGTTGCCCGTTCCAAGCCGCAGCAGGATGTGCGGCTCACCATGGAGACCCGCGCAAAGAAGCTTCTGGAGGCCGCCGCCTAA
- a CDS encoding ParB/RepB/Spo0J family partition protein: MTKSKKITLSASRDIPFNKLVLSQSNVRKVKAGVSIEELAEDIARRTLLSSITVRPVLDDDGAETGMFEIPAGGRRYRALELLVKQRRLNKTAPVPCIVRTDGLAEEDSLAENIQRAPLHPLDQFRAFQAMREKGKSEEEIAAAFFVSVNVVKQRLKLAAVSATLLDAYAEEEMTLDQLMAFTVNPDHERQEQVWDALKQHYNKQPYEIRRMLTEGAVRASDRRAQFVGLDDYIEAGGEVLRDLFQTDDGGWLQDAALLETMVTEKLKEDAEAIRAEGWHWIEVGTDFPYGHTYDLRRIRGEAEPMSEEEEKTYEALKTEYHKLEDDYAEVDELPEEIDERLGEIETAMEALQNRPIRFEAEDYAIAGAFVSIDSSGGLRVERGYVRPEDEPAVEAEDNPDGEYVDPDADDAVADTSDAVTDQDEEDDDDSTKPLSDRLVCELTVHRTMALRDALANDPQLAMLACLHTMVLQLFYQYGQDSCIEISPRSTQFGSQAPNLGEAKYVQSLDLAIETWAGNLPKQPEDLWEVLTEWDSDSRDALFAHCVAMTVNAVQEPHHRKPRQIAHADILASTLGLDMVKAGWTPTADSYLGRVTKAQILAAVREAKGDKDADRIAGLKKPDMAEAAEELLAGTDWLPQPLRTVPLADDADEPEFEIVDDGDVASEEPAVEDDEEALALQAAE, from the coding sequence ATGACGAAGTCCAAGAAGATCACCCTCAGCGCCTCGCGCGACATCCCCTTCAACAAGCTGGTGCTCAGCCAGTCCAACGTCCGGAAAGTCAAGGCCGGCGTCTCGATCGAAGAACTGGCCGAGGACATCGCCCGGCGCACGCTCCTGTCGTCCATCACGGTCCGGCCCGTGCTCGACGATGACGGCGCAGAAACCGGCATGTTCGAGATCCCGGCCGGTGGGCGTCGCTACCGCGCGCTCGAACTGCTCGTCAAGCAGCGCCGGCTCAACAAGACCGCACCCGTGCCCTGCATCGTGCGGACGGATGGTCTGGCGGAAGAGGACAGCCTCGCGGAGAACATCCAGCGGGCGCCGCTGCATCCGCTCGATCAGTTTCGCGCCTTCCAGGCTATGCGCGAGAAGGGCAAGTCGGAGGAGGAGATCGCCGCAGCCTTCTTCGTCTCGGTCAATGTGGTCAAGCAGCGCCTCAAGCTGGCCGCCGTCTCGGCGACACTGCTGGACGCCTATGCCGAGGAGGAGATGACGCTCGACCAACTCATGGCCTTCACGGTCAATCCCGATCATGAGCGCCAGGAACAGGTCTGGGACGCGCTCAAGCAGCATTACAACAAGCAGCCCTACGAAATCCGCCGTATGCTGACCGAAGGCGCCGTTCGTGCCTCCGACCGGCGGGCGCAATTCGTCGGCCTCGACGACTATATCGAAGCGGGCGGTGAAGTGCTGCGCGATCTCTTCCAGACCGACGATGGCGGCTGGCTACAGGATGCGGCTTTGCTCGAGACGATGGTCACCGAGAAGCTGAAGGAGGACGCGGAAGCCATCCGTGCGGAAGGCTGGCACTGGATCGAGGTCGGCACCGACTTTCCCTACGGCCACACCTACGACCTGCGGCGCATTCGCGGTGAAGCCGAGCCGATGAGCGAGGAGGAAGAGAAGACCTACGAGGCGCTCAAGACTGAGTACCACAAGCTCGAAGACGACTACGCCGAGGTGGATGAACTCCCCGAGGAAATCGACGAGCGGCTCGGCGAAATCGAGACGGCGATGGAGGCGCTCCAGAACCGCCCGATCCGGTTCGAGGCCGAGGACTATGCCATCGCGGGCGCCTTCGTCAGCATCGACAGCTCCGGTGGTCTGCGCGTCGAGCGCGGCTATGTCCGGCCCGAGGACGAACCGGCCGTCGAAGCCGAGGACAATCCCGACGGCGAATATGTCGATCCCGATGCGGACGATGCAGTCGCTGACACTTCCGATGCGGTGACAGATCAGGATGAGGAAGACGATGACGACAGCACTAAGCCGCTGTCGGACCGGCTCGTTTGCGAACTGACCGTCCATCGCACCATGGCGTTGCGTGATGCGCTGGCGAATGATCCGCAGCTGGCGATGCTCGCCTGTCTGCACACGATGGTCCTGCAGCTCTTCTACCAATACGGCCAGGACAGCTGCATCGAGATCAGCCCGCGCTCCACGCAGTTTGGATCGCAAGCGCCGAACCTCGGCGAGGCGAAATATGTCCAGTCACTCGATCTCGCGATCGAGACCTGGGCGGGCAATCTCCCGAAGCAACCGGAAGATCTGTGGGAGGTGCTGACCGAGTGGGACAGCGACAGCCGCGATGCGCTCTTCGCCCATTGCGTGGCCATGACCGTCAACGCGGTGCAGGAACCGCATCACCGCAAGCCGCGCCAGATCGCCCATGCCGACATCCTGGCTTCCACTCTGGGCCTCGACATGGTGAAGGCGGGCTGGACGCCGACGGCGGACAGCTATCTCGGTCGCGTGACCAAGGCGCAGATCCTCGCCGCGGTGCGCGAGGCGAAGGGCGACAAGGACGCCGACCGCATCGCCGGACTCAAGAAGCCCGACATGGCCGAAGCGGCCGAAGAACTGCTGGCCGGCACGGACTGGCTCCCGCAACCGCTGCGTACGGTTCCGCTTGCGGATGACGCCGACGAACCGGAATTCGAGATCGTCGATGATGGCGATGTCGCGTCGGAGGAACCCGCCGTCGAGGACGACGAAGAGGCGCTCGCACTCCAAGCCGCCGAGTGA
- a CDS encoding toprim domain-containing protein has product MDSTAADLSQKLSREAEAVCRQYLSNGRKHGNYWIVGDVDNSPGRSLYVRLAGPTRGKGAAGKWTDAATGEHGDLLDLIAANLNLSTLRDTLEEARRFLSLPRPEPPARERQSPAPPGSPEAARRLWAMGQPIAGTLAERYLSARGLKDLRRVSALRFHPNCYYWREDANANDPPEAWPALLAKVTDTAGTLTGVHRTWFDPQTADKAPLDPNRKAMGNLLGHAVRIGSPTDVLAVGEGLETMLSLRQALAGLPIAAALSSNHLAAFDPPTDLRRLYVAIDNDAAGRAAFGTLTDRFEDSGLHLLPLRPMLDDFNGDLRKHGIDEMRSHLRPQLLPVDVPTLLAVETD; this is encoded by the coding sequence ATGGACAGCACCGCCGCAGACCTCTCGCAGAAGCTTAGCCGCGAGGCGGAAGCTGTGTGCCGCCAATATCTCTCCAATGGTCGAAAGCATGGCAACTACTGGATCGTCGGCGACGTCGACAATTCGCCCGGCCGCAGTCTCTATGTACGGCTTGCCGGACCGACCCGCGGCAAGGGCGCGGCGGGCAAATGGACCGATGCTGCCACCGGCGAACATGGCGATCTGCTCGATCTCATCGCCGCCAATCTCAACCTCTCGACGCTGCGTGACACGCTCGAAGAGGCACGACGCTTTCTCAGTCTCCCAAGACCGGAGCCACCGGCAAGAGAGAGGCAGTCACCGGCTCCGCCCGGCTCGCCCGAAGCGGCACGGCGACTCTGGGCGATGGGCCAGCCGATCGCGGGGACGTTGGCGGAGCGCTATCTCTCTGCACGCGGATTGAAAGACCTTCGACGCGTGAGCGCGCTTCGGTTCCATCCGAACTGCTACTATTGGCGGGAGGACGCGAATGCGAATGACCCACCCGAAGCCTGGCCAGCCTTACTCGCGAAAGTCACTGACACTGCCGGAACGCTGACTGGTGTGCATCGGACGTGGTTCGATCCGCAGACGGCGGACAAGGCTCCGCTCGATCCCAACCGCAAGGCGATGGGCAACCTGCTCGGTCACGCCGTCAGGATCGGATCACCGACAGACGTCCTCGCTGTCGGCGAAGGCTTGGAGACGATGCTCTCGTTGAGACAGGCACTTGCCGGTCTGCCGATTGCTGCGGCGCTGTCCAGCAATCATCTCGCAGCGTTCGATCCGCCAACCGATCTTCGCCGACTCTATGTCGCCATCGACAATGACGCGGCGGGACGGGCGGCGTTCGGCACGCTGACCGATCGCTTCGAGGACAGTGGCCTGCACCTCTTGCCGCTGCGACCCATGCTGGACGATTTCAACGGCGATCTCCGGAAACACGGCATCGACGAGATGCGCAGTCATTTGCGTCCCCAGCTCTTGCCGGTCGATGTTCCGACCTTACTCGCGGTCGAGACCGACTGA